In Sphingobacterium sp. SYP-B4668, the sequence CCAGAATTTATAAAGTTTTCCATCCACTCTCGCTCCTCAGGTAAGAAACCGGATGAATTGGCATTGGATTTTGGATTGTGGATATCTATAGCTCTATGGCAAATATTATAATCTCCACACACAATCAAATTAGGATTAGTTTTTAGAAGCTCATCACTGTAGCGCTGAAAATCTGCTAAAAATTGATATTTAAATGTCTGACGAACGTCACCTGTGGTTCCGGAAGGGAAGTAAGTACTCATCACCGAAACGTCCTCAAAATCAGCACGAATCACCCTTCCTTCAAAATCGTACAACTCATGACCACACCCATACTCCACATGTTTAGGTGAAATCCTTGTGAAAATTGCCGTACCACTATAACCCTTTTTCTGTGCAGGATACCAGTAGTGTTCATACCCCATCTCTTCCATCAATACAATTTCAGGTATCAAATCCGGAGTCGCTTTAATCTCTTGGAGACAGACCACATCTGCATTGGTGTCTTTCAACCACTCCAACCACCCTTTTCTTAGCGCCGCACGGAGCCCATTCACATTATAGGTAACGATTTTCATTATAATAATCTGTTTTTCATCTGCAATGAAGTGATTATGAAAGTATCTGTACACAGATACAAAAGGCCTTTCATAATGATTTCATTATAATAATCTGTTTTTCATCTGCAATGAAGTAATCTTGAGAATATTTAGAGGACGGTAATCCCAAAGTTCGGAACGTATCGAGCCCACCACAGCACTAATAATGTGGTGATGAGAAAATATCAAAAAACCGAGTGATAAAATCGTTCTTAGCTTCTAATCCTTGCTGTTCTCTCTCCAAGTTGAGCGCCTCTCTTCGGGTTAACTGCTTCATATACATTTTTACATCCTCGATAGGTCGGTCTTGTTTATCCGTTTTGACCTGTGCTATTTCATCTACCACCTCAATACCGCTTAGCAATTCACCAAAAACGGTATAATTTCCGTCTAAATGTGGAGTTCCCCCGACCGTTGTGTACATCTTACGTTGAGCCTCTGAAAACTTTCGACCCTTCATCTTAAATTGTTCAAGGCTATCTAACGCTTCATTAGTAAAAACTCGCCCCTCAACCAAATAGAACTGCGACCCTGAAGATGCTTTGGCAGGATTATTATCCCGCGCCGCGCCAATAGTGCCTTTTTTATGGAACAATGTATCTTGGATTTCAGCATTAACGGTATAGCTGGGCCCTCCCTCACCCAGTGCCTGCCCTTGAACGGCATGCTTGGAGTCAGGATCTCCTCCTTGTACCATAAAATGATTGATGACCCGATGAAACAAAAGGCTATCATAATACCCTTCACGCACGAGCTTGACAAAATTGTCACGATGCTGAGGTGTAGCATTGTACAATTTTAATAGACAGGAGCCCTTATCAGTGGTAATCGTAATGTATTTAAATACAGGTGTCTTGGCCAAAACCGACACGCTTAAAAGCACAGCACAGCACAGCAGCGTTATTCGTTTCATCATGAATTTTGTTTTAGATAACTTCCATTTCCTGGAAATAATCCACGATTAAGGATTTAATAATCAATTCTTGCTCTAGCAATGTATAGTTCGGAATAGGTTTGATTAACTCCCAATGTGGCCAACCGTCTTGATCGGTTCCTTTGAGTTCATAAAATCCCATTGCACTAAATAGTTTGCAAGTAGCAATGTGCATCAATTCTTCTTTCTCTCTTTTAGAAAATTGTTGCGCACCTTTTCCCAACTCTTGAACACCTATTAAAAACAGCATGACCTTGATATCCGGCATCTCCATATCAAAATTTTCGGCGATTTTTACTTGCAGTTCTGTCCAACTTTTATTTACCTGCCTAGCGTTCATAAGTTCAAAAGTAAAAAATAAAACGTAAAATAATTCATTAACGCAACTCTTCAATCAATTCCAAACAGCGCTTCTCCACCATCTTATATACTGGATCGAATAATTTGGCGTCGAAATAAGGATCTGGCACAAACGAACCCGGAATAAAAAGGGTGACTTTTTCTCGTTGTACGTCTGTCGTAGCCTGTGCAATCACATCCTTGTAGTTCTGCTCATCCATTACAAATATACGGTCATAGTATTCGAAAAAATCAGTATGGAAGTGCTGAGCACGTTGCTGACTGATATCCACTCCATATTTGGATGCTACTGTAATAGAACGATGATCAGGAGCATGACCAATATGCCAATCTCCTGTTCCTGCTGAATCAATTTCCCAATCAAGGCTATGCTTTTGAGCTAGATGTTGAAGTATACCATGAGCCAAGGGCGACCTACAGATATTCCCCAAGCAAACCATTAAAATTTTCATTGTGTTACAATTCTTTTTATTAACATATAGGTACCTACTTTAGGTACGACATTTTCTATGCTATCAGTCGGATACTCAGTCCATTTTTCTGATGAGCAACATCCTCTTTGCTGGCTTTCCACACGACAAAGCTTACATATTTCGTAAATAGCCGTACTAGATGCAAAGCCAATGCCGCTAAAAATACAATAAAGTATGTTATCTTAATGTAATTTATAAATTATGCCATTTTTCGCTAAATTTACATTTTTTATTCATGAGGTCCTTCCAAACGACACTATGCTAAAACACTTCTTTAAATTTTTCTTACTGTTAGCGATTTTCATCTCTAACGATGCACAAGCACAATTTACAATTGTAGAAGATTTTAGAAATCAACCCTCCAGCAATATTATAAAAGGTGACAATGCGATATTTACGTCAGGCAACATCGATCCTGTGGGAGCCGGTTGGCTCAGACTGACACCTGCTGCTACCAAAAATTCGAATGGCTCCTATAGTATTTTAAAAAATCAGAAAGGATATGTGTATATCAACAAATCCTTTCCCTCTTCCCTTGGTCTTTTAGTAGATTTTGAATACAAAGCTTGGCGAGAAGCTGAAGAAAGCTACAAAGGAGGGGACGGCTTTTCCGTATTTCTCTTTGATGCATCCACTCCTTCTTTTTCTTTAGGAGGCTACGGAGGTTCGCTTGGCTACGCCGCCTTCCAAGCCAATAGCACCACCTACACCTATGGTCTCTCAGGCGGATATCTGGGAATAGGCTTTGATGCTTACGGCAATTTTGCAAAGGGTAATGAAGGCAGAAAAGGTGGGCTACGCTACAATGGGACGACCTACACAGGTGATTATGTAGCGTCAAACGGAGATGATGGGTTGGGAGGTCGCGTACCTCAGTCTATTATCATGAGGGGAAAGACAACCAATAACCAATCTACTACCACAGCATTCCTTGCCGGCAAGCGCCTAACTTCATTTGCTATTGACTATCCAAGCACAACGAATACAAGACCGACTGATAATAGCTACTACAGAAGGGTGCAGCTCAAATTGCAACCCATCAAAGAAGGCAGCAATGCTGGCAAATACAACTTGGAAATCTTTGTTAAAACCAGTCCTACCGGAAACTTCGTCCGAGAAGTACAGTATATCACTACCGAAGTGCCCCCGGCGTTGATGAAAATAGGATTTGCTGCTTCAACTGGTGGTGCTGTCAACAATCATGAAATCCGAAACTTGGTCATCACAACACCTGGCAACCTACGCGTGACGAAAACAGCAAACGTAGATTATTTGAAAACCTCTACTGGCAACAATATTGTAACCTATTACATCGATGTCAACAATGATACACCAGCTTCACTCAGCAACATACTCTTTGAAGATAAATTGACAGATGCGCAGGGAGTACTTATCCCAGCAGGCACCTTTCAAATCAATCAGGTGACCACTTCCGGTTTTTCCAACAATCCTACCCTCTCGCACAATGGGTACAATACCCTGAATGGCAACCTCGCTCTTCAAGCAAACAGTACAGGTAGGATTACAGTAAGAGGTACTCTGCTAAAAGTGACCAATGGCAACTATCTCAAAAATACAGCAACGGTCGCTAACAACGATATAACGGATGAGGATTTGGACAACAACACATCTGTTGTGACACTACCCGTCTTTAACGAAGGAATCGACGTCACCATAGAGGGAACAACCAATACCAATTGCATAGATTTA encodes:
- a CDS encoding peptidylprolyl isomerase produces the protein MMKRITLLCCAVLLSVSVLAKTPVFKYITITTDKGSCLLKLYNATPQHRDNFVKLVREGYYDSLLFHRVINHFMVQGGDPDSKHAVQGQALGEGGPSYTVNAEIQDTLFHKKGTIGAARDNNPAKASSGSQFYLVEGRVFTNEALDSLEQFKMKGRKFSEAQRKMYTTVGGTPHLDGNYTVFGELLSGIEVVDEIAQVKTDKQDRPIEDVKMYMKQLTRREALNLEREQQGLEAKNDFITRFFDIFSSPHY
- a CDS encoding Ig-like domain-containing protein, producing the protein MLKHFFKFFLLLAIFISNDAQAQFTIVEDFRNQPSSNIIKGDNAIFTSGNIDPVGAGWLRLTPAATKNSNGSYSILKNQKGYVYINKSFPSSLGLLVDFEYKAWREAEESYKGGDGFSVFLFDASTPSFSLGGYGGSLGYAAFQANSTTYTYGLSGGYLGIGFDAYGNFAKGNEGRKGGLRYNGTTYTGDYVASNGDDGLGGRVPQSIIMRGKTTNNQSTTTAFLAGKRLTSFAIDYPSTTNTRPTDNSYYRRVQLKLQPIKEGSNAGKYNLEIFVKTSPTGNFVREVQYITTEVPPALMKIGFAASTGGAVNNHEIRNLVITTPGNLRVTKTANVDYLKTSTGNNIVTYYIDVNNDTPASLSNILFEDKLTDAQGVLIPAGTFQINQVTTSGFSNNPTLSHNGYNTLNGNLALQANSTGRITVRGTLLKVTNGNYLKNTATVANNDITDEDLDNNTSVVTLPVFNEGIDVTIEGTTNTNCIDLTNGNVYTIQAKNVGSDPFTLTAASPFPTTRLHVQVPIPANGTFAAISNIGWELAADSVKNGIRYKNYFSTNATTLQAGAYYGSNPITYAIKLPSNYSSPTYTNSPKVALLTRQNAGSTSTVKESNNSTAASNNIIHIVTTITPDAPELAEQNFIYCHNSVATPLSATTSNGNTLQWYQDINSVPSNTAITPSTDVIGTRTYYVSQSNSNGCESPKVPIKVTVMAQPSGGEITTAKTRLCINQAPTSIESKLAENNPQFQYSWEVSTDGGNTWNNINATSVNYQPPVLTKSAQYRRITTNTVSIDGKTHSCMATSNIISYTVVVCGAITNPMLRSRAK
- a CDS encoding exodeoxyribonuclease III translates to MKIVTYNVNGLRAALRKGWLEWLKDTNADVVCLQEIKATPDLIPEIVLMEEMGYEHYWYPAQKKGYSGTAIFTRISPKHVEYGCGHELYDFEGRVIRADFEDVSVMSTYFPSGTTGDVRQTFKYQFLADFQRYSDELLKTNPNLIVCGDYNICHRAIDIHNPKSNANSSGFLPEEREWMENFINSGYIDSFRHLNTDPHHYSWWSYRAGARSRNLGWRIDYNMVSKPLENRIAQAYHLSDAMHSDHCPVVVELL
- a CDS encoding low molecular weight protein-tyrosine-phosphatase; this encodes MKILMVCLGNICRSPLAHGILQHLAQKHSLDWEIDSAGTGDWHIGHAPDHRSITVASKYGVDISQQRAQHFHTDFFEYYDRIFVMDEQNYKDVIAQATTDVQREKVTLFIPGSFVPDPYFDAKLFDPVYKMVEKRCLELIEELR